In the genome of Abyssalbus ytuae, the window TAAGACTTAATGCTATATTGTTGGGCCTATAATTATACTTTTTTGCATAAGCCTGTATTTCATTTTTAGTTTTTTCACTTATCTCAGGACTGTCCCTTAAAGCCTTTGAAACTGTCGATACAGACACATTCATATTTTTCGAAATGTCTTTCAAAGTCACTTTTCGTCTCATATTTTATATTATATATTTATAACTTTTACATGTAAAAAATTAGCCTTTTACTAATATTTTAATACTATAAATAAAGGTTGAACAAAGTAAATGCTAAAATCTTCAACGAAAACGTTTTCGTAGTTTTTTTGAAAATTTTTACAATTTATTAACATATTTATATAAATTTAGCACAAAGTTCAATACTAACCAATAAATATTAATTATGAAAATCAGTTTGTTTAGAAACTTACTGTTTCTTGGTGCATTCCTATTTTCCGGATTTTCTATTGCCCAAGAAGTAGCAGGAACTGTTTCTGATGCCAACGGACCTCTTCCCGGAGCCAATGTAATAGTACAGGGAACCAATAATGGTACTACTACAGATTTTGACGGCAAATACACCTTAACTGGCATAGATCCAAATGCCATTTTAATTTTTAGCTATTTGGGATTTATTACCCAGGAAATTCCTGTAAATGGGAGATCAACAATCAACGTAACGCTTAATGAAGACTCTACAGAATTAAGTGAAGTCGTTATTACAGGATACTCTCAGCAAGAAACAAGAGATATTACCGGATCCGTATCCGTAGTAAAAGCAGAGGATCTGGTTGCTACCACTCCTACAAATGTGGAATCTGCCCTGCAGGGTCAATCACCCGGTGTAACTGTAGGTTTACAAGGAGGCCCGGGTCAAACAGCGGTTGTGAGAATTAGGGGATATGGTACAATTAACGGAAACGACCCTTTGTATATAATTGATGGTACTCCCACTGGTGCCGGCCTCGCAGCTATCAACCCAAATGATATTGAAACCATCCAGATATTAAAGGATGCTTCATCAGCAGCTATTTATGGAAACAGGGCCGCTAATGGTGTAATTATCATAACGACTAAGAGTGGGAAAAGAAATAACAAAGTTCAATTCTCGGCAGATGCCTATGTAGGAGTAGATTTTATACCCAACTCTGTTTTTCCTGAATTTGCCACCCCTCAGCAAATAGCACAATCTATTTGGGATGCTGCAGAAAATGACGGAACAGGCATACCGGATCATCCCCAATTTGGAAACGGTTCTTCCCCTGTAATTCCGGTTTATATTTTCCCGCAAGGAGCCAGCACTGCTGATGAAAGCTTATACGATTATGAAAATAACAGGATTACAAGGGCAAACCCGAACGGAACTGACTGGTTTGATGAGTATTTTAACCCTGCAATAACACAACAATACAATGTAAGCGCCTCAGGAGGGTCGGAACATTCAAATTTTTATATGTCACTAAGTGCTTTGAACCAAGATGGCACAGGATTGTATACCGGTTTTGAAAGATATACACTCAGGGCTAACTCCGCTTTTGATGTAACAGAAAAATTCAGATTAGGTGAAAATATCACCGTATCCTATTCAGATCAAATAATCCCTCCCGGGGTTGATGTTAACAATGGTACTATTTCTTCTTTATACCGGATGCACCCGTTAATTCCGGTTAAGGATGTTGGAGGCAATTACGCCGGTGTAGGTGTAGGTGGTTTAGGAAATGCCAATAATGCTTTGGCTATTGCCTACCGGAATAAAGACAATAGTATAATTAACATAAGAGCTTTAGGAAATGTTTTTGCGGAATATGATGTCTTTGAAGATTTAACTTTTAAAACCACTTTAGGATTTGACTTAAATGCTGAAAACGTTTCAGATTTTACGCCCCGTCAACTAGAAGGCGAAGCACCCGTAACCGCTATAACATTGGCTGAAACCAACAGGATGACAACCTCCTACACATGGTTTAACACTTTAAACTACAGTAAAGATTTTGGCGACCATTCATTAGGCCTTCTGGCAGGTACTGAATTTAATAAATTTAAATTCAAACAGTCTTTAGCAGCCGGTGATGACTTTCTATTTGACAATCTTCTCAATTTAAGATATTTAAATATTAGTCCGGGAAGTTTACCCTCTAGCGGTGCGGCTAATATTAACACTTATTTTTCAGCTTTTGGTAAAGTAGATTATAAATTTAAAGACACTTACTTATTAAGTGCCACTTTTCGTCATGACAGCTCTTCTCTTTTCGGACCTGGAAACAGAGATGGCTTCTTCCCCTCATTTAGTGCGGGTTGGAGAGTGTCAAATGAGCCTTTTATGGAAAATCAGGAAGTGATTTCTAATTTAATGCTAAAAGTAGGATATGGAATTGTAGGTAACAACGGATCCATAAACCCATGGGACAGGGCTGATGTGTATACGGCAAATCCAGATTATTTTTCCTACCCTACCAGCAATACAGCTTCAGCAATTGGCTATGGCTTACAATCAAGAGGAAACCCGGACTTAACCTGGGAAACAACTTCTACTTTAAATATGGGGTTTACGTCCCGATGGTTTAACAAAGTCACTTTTGATTTTGAATGGTACACATCAACCACAGAAGATATGCTCATTAATGTACCTTACGATCCTACCGTATACGGAAACACAAATATTATTCGTGAAAATATAGGAGAAATGAATAATAAGGGATTTGATGCTGCTCTGTCATATAATGATATTACATCGGGAGATTTTAGCTATAACATTGGTATTAATGTTTCTGCATACAAAAATGAAGTAGTGACTATAGATCCCGGAAATGAAGGTCGGTTTATTCAAGGTGACAGAGTAAGAGATCAATTACCCAACAGAACACAAGCCGGACAGCCTTTGGCTTCTTTTTACGGGAAAAAATTCACCGGAATTGGACCCGATGGAAGAATGCAGTTTGCTAATGACGGAGAACAACAATTCATTGGAAATCCTCACCCCGACTTTACTTATGGTCTTACTTTTAGCGGTGATTATAAAGGTTTTGACTTTTCCTTACTAATTCAGGGGTCTCAGGGAAATGACATTTATAACTTTATGAAATTCTTTACAGACTTTAACACCTTTGTGGGTGCAAAAAGCGTAAACTACGTAAATGAAAACGGCCTTCCGGCATTAACTAACGATGCTGGGATAATTGCCGATGAATCAGCTCAGTCCTCATATTATGTAGAAGATGGTTCATATGCGAGACTAAAAAATATAGTTATCGGATATTCCCTCCCTGAAGGGATTTCCAGTAAACTGGGAGTAGAAAAAATAAGATTTTACCTGCAAGGAAAAAACCTGTTAACTCTCACAGACTATTCAGGCTTAGATCCTGAAATAAATTTAAGAAACGTACCTGTGGACAATCTTAGCGAAGCAAATCCGAACAATCCCAATTTAACCATTGGGTTAGATAGTGGCGTGTATCCAATAGACAGATCAGTCATTTTAGGTTTAAACGTATCATTCTAAAAAAATTCACATGAAAAAAATAATTAATTTACTAACAATATCTACCGTAGCATTTTTATTCTTTTCCTGCGGTCATGAAATAAACATACCTGTTGAAGGGCAAATCACAGGATCGGATGTTCCTCTCAATGCTACTTTTATTAATACCCAGGTAATTGCAGCCTATGCAATGTTAGATGGTAATTTAGATAATAATAATGTATGGCGTTCTGCCCCTTCAAACTGGGTTTACGGAGAAGTAACTGCCGATAATGCTTATAAAGGCAGTGAAGCCGGGGACCAATCAGAAATTACTCAGTTTGAAACATATGACGGCAAACCAATTAACTCATTTGTAGATGTAAAATGGAGAGCCGTATACGAAGGTATTGCCAGATGCAATATTGCTTTAAATGCTATCCAGGTAGGTATAAGCGGAGGAACATTAACAAGTCAGGAAGCTGCAGAGTTTACAGGAGAACTTCGCTTTTTAAGAGCCCATTATCATTTTGAAGCAAAAAAAGTATGGGGAAATATTCCGTATATTGACGAAACCGTTACTGAAAGTGTATCGAATGTGGGTGTGGATGCATGGACTAAAATCGAAGAAGACTTCCAATTTGCAATTGATAATCTTCCCACAGAAGAAAAAAGAGTTGGGGGAGCAACATCCTGGAATGCCAAAGCATATCTGGCAAAAGCTCATATGTATCAACTGGATTATGATGCTGCCGAGCCATTGCTGGATGATGTGATAACCAATGGTCCCTATGCATTAAACGCTTTTTTCCATGATAATTTTGATGCCGACACTAATAACAGTATGGAATCAGTTTTTGCTGTACAATATGCTGTGAATGACGGAAGTAACGATAGTAGTAATGGTAATTACGGCGATATTTTAAACCACCCCCATAATAGCCCTATCGGAGCGGGTTGCTGTGGTTTTTTCCAACCATCTCATGATTTGGTGAACGCTTTTAAAACCGACGCAAACGGTTTACCCTTATTTGATACTTATAATAACACTAACATCAACAATGTTGATCCTGCAGATACTACTGCCAGCGGGTTTCCAGATGATGCCTCTTTTGTGGAATATCCCGGAAATTTAGATCCGAGGTTAGACTGGACAGTAGGAAGAAAAGGTATTCCTTTTAATGGATGGGGAGATTTTCCGGGCCTGGCATGGGTAAGAGAACCTGAAAGTGGCGGCTGTTATGTAGCAAAGAAAATAGTTTACAGGGCTGACCAGCAGGGAAGTGTAAATACATCTACCGGGTGGGCAGCAACGGCAAATGCAATTAACACCAATATTATCCGCTTTTCAGAATTGTTACTTTGGAGAGCCGAAATACATGCAGCTAATAATCAGCTTACCGATGCAGCTATTTTAGTAGACAGAGTTCGGTCAAGAGCTGCAAATCCGGAAGGATGGGTTAAAAATGATGATGGTACAGATGCTGCTAATTATGTGATTGGTTTATATACCGACAATGGAGGTTTCCCCGATCAGGCATATGCACAGGAAGCAATCCTTTTTGAATATCGCTTAGAAACCGCTTTAGAAGGACACCGGTTTTTTGACCTGGTAAGAAGAGGCGGAACTTTAGCCAGTGATGTATTAAACACGTATGTATCTAACGATGGCACCCGCTCTTATTTTGTAGGTGTCTCTTATATTGATGATAAAAAATATTTCCCTTTACCCCAACCGGCAATAGATTTGAGTGGAAATATTCTTCAACAAAATGACAGTTATTAAAATATTTTTAAACTAACCAATAATTTGTTAATTCTCACAAGCAGAGTTTTAAAACTCTGCTTTTCATCTGTTAATCAAAAACTTGCTAATCTTTTCAACATAATTATGAAATTAAAACATTCATATATACTGGTGGTACTTTTAATGCTTTCTGCATGTAAAAAAAATAATGAGAAAGACCTGGCTACTAGCAAAGAAAAGATTTTCAGTGTGGTGACTCATAAAAAATCCGGCATTACCTTTTCCAACAATCTTGTTGAAAATGACAGTTTAAACTATTTTACCTATTCCTACCTTTATATGGGAGGAGGCATAGCAACAGGTGACATTAATAACGACGGATTATTAGATATTTATTTCACAGGTAACCAGGTTTCAAATAAATTATACCTGAACAAAGGCGACTTAACCTTTGAAGACATAACCGATACAGCAGGAGTAAGCGGTGATAACAGATGGCATACCGGGGTAACAATGGCAGACGTGAACGGTGATGGTTTTTTAGATATTTATTGCTCGGTAGGAGGGAAATTTAATCCTAAGAATAACCAGTTGTTTATTAACAATGGAGATAACACATTTACAGAGAAAGCGGCAGAATATGGTTTAGACGACACAGGCAATAGTGTACAGGGAACTTTTTTTGATTATGACAAAGATGGTGATCTGGACCTGTATGTGGCTAATTATCCTCCTACAAGTTTTAGTTCTCCCAACTTTTATTATTCTTTTAAAATGAATAATGTGAAAGATCATGAAACTGATCATCTTTACAGAAACGATCAGGGAAGCTTTACCAATGTTACTGATGAAGCAAAAGTGAGGAGCTTTGGTCTTACTTTAAGCGCTACAGTTGGCGATTTGAATAACGATTCCTGGCCGGATTTATACGTTTCCAACGATTTTAGCACCCCCGATTACCTATACATAAATAATCATGATGGTACATTCAGGGAAGTAATAAAAAAATCTACTGCCCATACAGCATTTTACGGAATGGGGGTAGATATTGCAGATTACAACAATGATGGCAACCTGGATATTTTTCAGGTGGATATGGATGCTAAAAAAAACCGGAGAAAAAAAGCCAATATGGCGAGCATGAACCCCACTCTTTTTTGGGAAACCGTAAATGCAGGCTTTCATTATCAATACATGCAAAATTGCCTGCAATTAAACTCCGGCATTTTTGAAAACGGAAATCCATATTTCACCAATTTATCACGAATAGCAGGAATATCATCAACTGACTGGAGTTGGGGGCCGCTTTTTGCCGATTTTAATAATGACGGCATGAAAGATTTGTTTGTATCCAACGGAACAAGAAGAGAAATTAACAATAACGACTATTTTAATAAATTAAAAAAAGTACGGAATAAAAGGGACAGTTTATTAGAAAGGGCCATGAAAATTCCTTCTGAAAAAATTGACAATTTTATGTTTAAAAATTCAGGTAATCATAGCTTTGAAATTGTAAACGATGATTGGGGTATAGAGTATAAAGGGTTTTCAAATGGAGTGGTATATGCCGACTTGGATAATGACGGGGATTTGGAAATAATTCTCAACAACATTGATGATACAGCAATAATTTTTGAAAATAAGAGTTCACAACACAACAAATATATTAAGTTAATATTTGATGGCCCCGAAAAAAACAAACACGGTTTAGGTGTTAGAGCTTATGTAAAAACTGGCTCCCTTCAACAAATGCAGGAATTAACTTTGTCAAGAGGATTTCAGTCCTCAGTCGCACCTGAACTACATTTTGGACTAGCCAAAAATGACAATATTGACGAACTCAAAATAATGTGGCCGGATGGCAAGGAACAAATTCTTCAAAATATAAAAGCAAATCAAACTTTAAAACTGAAACATGCCGATGCAAAAAAAATAAGCTCCCGGGAAAAACCGAAAAGGAAATTGTTATTTACTACAATTAAAGACACACTTAAATTTCCTCAACACAAACATATTGAAAATGATTATAACGACTTTAAAAAGGAAGTTCTCCTCCCCCATCGCACCTCTACCTTTGGCCCCGGACTTTCAGTAGGCGATTTAAATGGTGATGGCAAAGATGATTTCTTTATCGGAGGTTCGGCAAATCATACAGCAGGAGTTTATTTTCAGAAAGAGGAAGGAAGTTTTAACTATCAACATATACCACATGTATTAAAAGACTCGGTATATGAAGATATCGGATCCTTAATTTTTGATGCGGATTATGACGGAGATAATGATCTCTATGTTGTAAGTGGTGGCAATGAGTTTGAACAAAATTCTGAAATGCTGAAAGACAGGCTGTATATAAACGATGGC includes:
- a CDS encoding RagB/SusD family nutrient uptake outer membrane protein: MKKIINLLTISTVAFLFFSCGHEINIPVEGQITGSDVPLNATFINTQVIAAYAMLDGNLDNNNVWRSAPSNWVYGEVTADNAYKGSEAGDQSEITQFETYDGKPINSFVDVKWRAVYEGIARCNIALNAIQVGISGGTLTSQEAAEFTGELRFLRAHYHFEAKKVWGNIPYIDETVTESVSNVGVDAWTKIEEDFQFAIDNLPTEEKRVGGATSWNAKAYLAKAHMYQLDYDAAEPLLDDVITNGPYALNAFFHDNFDADTNNSMESVFAVQYAVNDGSNDSSNGNYGDILNHPHNSPIGAGCCGFFQPSHDLVNAFKTDANGLPLFDTYNNTNINNVDPADTTASGFPDDASFVEYPGNLDPRLDWTVGRKGIPFNGWGDFPGLAWVREPESGGCYVAKKIVYRADQQGSVNTSTGWAATANAINTNIIRFSELLLWRAEIHAANNQLTDAAILVDRVRSRAANPEGWVKNDDGTDAANYVIGLYTDNGGFPDQAYAQEAILFEYRLETALEGHRFFDLVRRGGTLASDVLNTYVSNDGTRSYFVGVSYIDDKKYFPLPQPAIDLSGNILQQNDSY
- a CDS encoding SusC/RagA family TonB-linked outer membrane protein, with amino-acid sequence MKISLFRNLLFLGAFLFSGFSIAQEVAGTVSDANGPLPGANVIVQGTNNGTTTDFDGKYTLTGIDPNAILIFSYLGFITQEIPVNGRSTINVTLNEDSTELSEVVITGYSQQETRDITGSVSVVKAEDLVATTPTNVESALQGQSPGVTVGLQGGPGQTAVVRIRGYGTINGNDPLYIIDGTPTGAGLAAINPNDIETIQILKDASSAAIYGNRAANGVIIITTKSGKRNNKVQFSADAYVGVDFIPNSVFPEFATPQQIAQSIWDAAENDGTGIPDHPQFGNGSSPVIPVYIFPQGASTADESLYDYENNRITRANPNGTDWFDEYFNPAITQQYNVSASGGSEHSNFYMSLSALNQDGTGLYTGFERYTLRANSAFDVTEKFRLGENITVSYSDQIIPPGVDVNNGTISSLYRMHPLIPVKDVGGNYAGVGVGGLGNANNALAIAYRNKDNSIINIRALGNVFAEYDVFEDLTFKTTLGFDLNAENVSDFTPRQLEGEAPVTAITLAETNRMTTSYTWFNTLNYSKDFGDHSLGLLAGTEFNKFKFKQSLAAGDDFLFDNLLNLRYLNISPGSLPSSGAANINTYFSAFGKVDYKFKDTYLLSATFRHDSSSLFGPGNRDGFFPSFSAGWRVSNEPFMENQEVISNLMLKVGYGIVGNNGSINPWDRADVYTANPDYFSYPTSNTASAIGYGLQSRGNPDLTWETTSTLNMGFTSRWFNKVTFDFEWYTSTTEDMLINVPYDPTVYGNTNIIRENIGEMNNKGFDAALSYNDITSGDFSYNIGINVSAYKNEVVTIDPGNEGRFIQGDRVRDQLPNRTQAGQPLASFYGKKFTGIGPDGRMQFANDGEQQFIGNPHPDFTYGLTFSGDYKGFDFSLLIQGSQGNDIYNFMKFFTDFNTFVGAKSVNYVNENGLPALTNDAGIIADESAQSSYYVEDGSYARLKNIVIGYSLPEGISSKLGVEKIRFYLQGKNLLTLTDYSGLDPEINLRNVPVDNLSEANPNNPNLTIGLDSGVYPIDRSVILGLNVSF
- a CDS encoding FG-GAP-like repeat-containing protein — its product is MKLKHSYILVVLLMLSACKKNNEKDLATSKEKIFSVVTHKKSGITFSNNLVENDSLNYFTYSYLYMGGGIATGDINNDGLLDIYFTGNQVSNKLYLNKGDLTFEDITDTAGVSGDNRWHTGVTMADVNGDGFLDIYCSVGGKFNPKNNQLFINNGDNTFTEKAAEYGLDDTGNSVQGTFFDYDKDGDLDLYVANYPPTSFSSPNFYYSFKMNNVKDHETDHLYRNDQGSFTNVTDEAKVRSFGLTLSATVGDLNNDSWPDLYVSNDFSTPDYLYINNHDGTFREVIKKSTAHTAFYGMGVDIADYNNDGNLDIFQVDMDAKKNRRKKANMASMNPTLFWETVNAGFHYQYMQNCLQLNSGIFENGNPYFTNLSRIAGISSTDWSWGPLFADFNNDGMKDLFVSNGTRREINNNDYFNKLKKVRNKRDSLLERAMKIPSEKIDNFMFKNSGNHSFEIVNDDWGIEYKGFSNGVVYADLDNDGDLEIILNNIDDTAIIFENKSSQHNKYIKLIFDGPEKNKHGLGVRAYVKTGSLQQMQELTLSRGFQSSVAPELHFGLAKNDNIDELKIMWPDGKEQILQNIKANQTLKLKHADAKKISSREKPKRKLLFTTIKDTLKFPQHKHIENDYNDFKKEVLLPHRTSTFGPGLSVGDLNGDGKDDFFIGGSANHTAGVYFQKEEGSFNYQHIPHVLKDSVYEDIGSLIFDADYDGDNDLYVVSGGNEFEQNSEMLKDRLYINDGTGHLTKSETALPDIRSSGSRVFNADFDKDGKDDLLILGRLVPQNYPWPASSYILKNISENGKAQFANITKDIAPQLESVGMATSAEITDIDNDGWMDIIIVGEWMPIKIFKNFNGKFSEVSEEYGLTKNTTGWWWSIKSADFDKDGDQDFIVGNLGLNYKYKANQNETFDIYFNDFDHNNKKDIVLSYYNEGEKYPVRGRECSSQQIPGIKVKFPDYASFSTATLEDVYTKKDLEKSLHYQVKSFANIYLENKGNRFVIHQLPVDTQLSCINQILIDDFDNDDNLDAILGGNLHWSEVETPRNDSGYGVFLKGNGKGGFKTAKVTESGLFIPGDVKDFAKLETSNNTILIVAKNNDSCQYIKLNK